One genomic window of Serinus canaria isolate serCan28SL12 chromosome 4, serCan2020, whole genome shotgun sequence includes the following:
- the UBE2D3 gene encoding ubiquitin-conjugating enzyme E2 D3 isoform X2, with product MFHWQATIMGPNDSPYQGGVFFLTIHFPTDYPFKPPKVAFTTRIYHPNINSNGSICLDILRSQWSPALTISKVLLSICSLLCDPNPDDPLVPEIARIYKTDRDKYNRISREWTQKYAM from the exons A tgTTTCATTGGCAAGCCACAATTATGGGACCT AACGACAGTCCATATCAGGGTGGTGTATTCTTCTTGACAATTCACTTTCCCACAGACTACCCATTCAAACCACCTAAG GTTGCATTTACAACAAGAATCTATCATCCAAATATTAACAGTAATGGCAGCATTTGTCTTGATATTCTAAGATCACAGTGGTCTCCTGCTTTAACTATTTCTAAAG ttctcTTATCCATTTGTTCACTGTTATGTGATCCAAATCCAGATGACCCACTAGTGCCAGAGATTGCACGTATCTATAAAACAGACAGAGACAA GTACAACAGAATATCTCGGGAATGGACTCAGAAGTATGCCATGTGA
- the UBE2D3 gene encoding ubiquitin-conjugating enzyme E2 D3 isoform X1: MALKRINKELSDLARDPPAQCSAGPVGDDMFHWQATIMGPNDSPYQGGVFFLTIHFPTDYPFKPPKVAFTTRIYHPNINSNGSICLDILRSQWSPALTISKVLLSICSLLCDPNPDDPLVPEIARIYKTDRDKYNRISREWTQKYAM, encoded by the exons gAACTTAGTGACTTAGCCCGTGATCCTCCAGCACAGTGTTCAGCAGGTCCCGTTGGAGATGACA tgTTTCATTGGCAAGCCACAATTATGGGACCT AACGACAGTCCATATCAGGGTGGTGTATTCTTCTTGACAATTCACTTTCCCACAGACTACCCATTCAAACCACCTAAG GTTGCATTTACAACAAGAATCTATCATCCAAATATTAACAGTAATGGCAGCATTTGTCTTGATATTCTAAGATCACAGTGGTCTCCTGCTTTAACTATTTCTAAAG ttctcTTATCCATTTGTTCACTGTTATGTGATCCAAATCCAGATGACCCACTAGTGCCAGAGATTGCACGTATCTATAAAACAGACAGAGACAA GTACAACAGAATATCTCGGGAATGGACTCAGAAGTATGCCATGTGA